From Cydia fagiglandana chromosome 6, ilCydFagi1.1, whole genome shotgun sequence, the proteins below share one genomic window:
- the LOC134665544 gene encoding post-GPI attachment to proteins factor 3: MRAKLTLLAISFISLNVGLVLASDGDRSPFYQTCVKRCKNTNCTQDDNFTNEATKQQGFWSWLLQWGCQDECRYHCMWRTVDAFVERGYDYPKFHGKWPFTRLLGVQEPASAFASLLNLAGHLYMHYELATQFSVKSTPLLPFWHGFALVCENAWMWSIIFHTRDTLFTEFMDYACALSMVMALLAAAVVRVFHGRKKQGPLTLLLMLFCYYAMHVRYLYAGRIDYGYNMLVNVVCGVSGGLLWTLWACIQLLRGRRHARLVLLFCAWSGAALGLELLEFPPRAGWDAHALWHLATAPLPLLFYRFVIEDLKYLQNEKQSEKLDVKLS, from the exons ATGAGGGCTAAACTTACTCTACTAGCAATTTCATTCATCTCTTTAAATGTCGGCTTAGTTCTGGCAAGCGACGGTGACCGCTCACCGTTTTACCAAACCTGTGTTAAAAGGTGCAAGAATACCAACTGTACACAAG ATGATAATTTTACGAATGAAGCCACCAAGCAGCAGGGTTTCTGGAGCTGGTTGCTACAGTGGGGCTGCCAGGACGAGTGCCGCTACCACTGCATGTGGCGGACGGTAGATGCATTTGTAGAGAGAGGCTATGACTACCCCAAATTTCATGGGAAA TGGCCATTCACCCGCCTACTAGGTGTGCAGGAGCCAGCCTCAGCATTCGCATCCCTGCTAAACCTCGCTGGTCATCTATACATGCATTATGAGCTGGCAACACAGTTCTCAGTGAAGAGTACACCACTGCTGCCTTTCTGGCATGGGTTTGCCTTG GTGTGCGAGAACGCGTGGATGTGGTCAATAATCTTCCACACTCGCGACACGCTGTTCACAGAATTTATGGACTACGCGTGTGCCTTGTCTATGGTCATGGCGCTGTTGGCCGCCGCTGTCGTCAG AGTGTTCCACGGGCGCAAGAAGCAGGGTCCGCTGACGTTGCTGCTTATGCTGTTTTGCTATTACGCCATGCACGTGCGCTACCTCTACGCGGGCCGTATCGACTACGGGTACAACATGCTAGTCAACGTTGTTTGTG GTGTGTCAGGCGGCCTGCTCTGGACGCTCTGGGCGTGCATACAGCTGCTCCGCGGTCGCCGGCACGCGCGCCTCGTGCTGCTGTTCTGCGCGTGGTCGGGCGCCGCGCTGGGCCTGGAGCTGCTGGAGTTCCCGCCGAGGGCCGGCTGGGACGCGCACGCCCTGTGGCACTTGGCTACGGCGCCGCTGCCTCTACTGTTCTACAG ATTCGTCATTGAAGATTTGAAATATTTGCAGAATGAAAAACAATCCGAAAAACTTGATGTCAAGCTCTCATAA